In a single window of the Archocentrus centrarchus isolate MPI-CPG fArcCen1 unplaced genomic scaffold, fArcCen1 scaffold_42_ctg1, whole genome shotgun sequence genome:
- the LOC115777069 gene encoding caspase-3-like, with translation MAGEVERNRAVVVSVSRFYPGGDLRDRPGAKRDAKRLHRTLSKLGFKVELHSDLSSEEIYKLFVEESRRPVKDCFLAVLSSHGEEDRVFGADGKPVRLSRIFGYFDTECMEKKAKLFLVQACRGGALDDGVEVDSAGDPTEFSFSQHLSVPVDAAVMYATPPGYGAIMGYGGSVFLQTFCTLLEDGGHRNLELTRLMTRVSHRVAYTFQAKGQELHGKKEMPCFLTRLTREVFPFAEPEKDGKAAGISATSLVGTEKLRTRKPSIS, from the exons ATGGCTGGAGAGGTGGAGCGTAACCGGGCGGTGGTGGTGTCCGTGTCCAGGTTTTATCCCGGGGGGGATCTGCGGGACAGACCCGGAGCCAAGAGGGACGCCAAGAGGCTCCACCGGACCCTCAGCAAGCTGGGCTTCAAGGTGGAGCTGCACAGCGACCTGAGCAGCGAGGAGATATACAAGCTGTTTGTGGAAG agaGCAGGCGGCCCGTCAAGGACTGTTTCCTGGCCGTCCTGTCCTCTCACGGGGAGGAGGACCGTGTGTTCGGAGCTGATGGGAAACCCGTCCGACTGTCTCGGATCTTCGGATATTTTGACACTGAGTGCATGGAGAAAAAGGCCAAACTGTTCCTCGTACAG GCATGCCGGGGAGGGGCTCTGGATGATGGGGTGGAGGTGGACTCAGCTGGTGATCCCACAGAGTTCAGCTTCTCACAGCATCTCTCTGTTCCTGTAGatgctgctgtgatgtatgCCACCCCACCAG GTTACGGAGCTATCATGGGCTACGGAGGATCCGTCTTCCTGCAGACTTTCTGCACTTTATTGGAGGATGGAGGCCATCGGAACCTGGAGCTGACTCGCCTGATGACCCGTGTCTCCCACAGAGTGGCTTACACCTTCCAGGCCAAAGGTCAGGAGCTGCACGGGAAGAAAGAGATGCCGTGCTTCCTGACACGACTGACCAGAGAGGTGTTCCCGTTTGCAGAGCCGGAGAAAGACGGGAAGGCCGCAGGAATCTCGGCCACGTCACTGGTCGGCACTGAGAAACTCCGAACACGGAAGCCTTCCATCAGTTAG
- the LOC115777060 gene encoding RNA/RNP complex-1-interacting phosphatase-like: MSRPAKKNGIPDRWLNYTAVGKRLRGTRFIAFKVPLKQALTHQLPSSDVFGPWELLDALTKEEEELGLIIDLTFTTRYYKVEDIPSSLLCVKIFTQGHEVPSDNTILSFKRAVRRFLRENEDNDKLIGVHCTHGLNRTGYLICRYLIDVDGMDPKEAVELFNSARGHAMERQNYLQDLQHGPRRSNEGMEEVEQEPMRGQAVHRPLFTSSTDDCTQERRAPKSRSHRPLPPRGMNPYLHQRSPQGGFLPRPPLLPPPPFHPPSLSPYRWTRPLSEGQWRIPPHLEECCFGNPQWRPAALPQQPLRPYPPILPHYSPRWPANFQGREAPEEEWAGPKMRHNVRH; the protein is encoded by the exons ATGAGCAGACCCGCGAAGAAGAACGGGATACCTGACAG ATGGCTCAATTACACCGCCGTCGGGAAAAGGCTCCGCGGGACTCGATTCATCGCCTTCAAAGTTCCTCTGAAGCAG GCTCTGACCCACCAGCTGCCGTCCTCGGACGTGTTCGGTCCCTGGGAGCTGCTGGACGCTCTGaccaaagaggaggaggagctcgGTCTGATCATCGACCTGACCTTCACCACCCGCTACTACAAAGTGGAG gacaTTCCCagctccctgctgtgtgtgaaGATCTTCACGCAAGGTCACGAGGTTCCCAGCGACAATACAATCCTGAGCTTCAAGCGTGCCGTGCGCAGGTTCCTGCGAGAGAACGAGGATAACG ATAAGCTGATCGGAGTCCACTGCACCCACGGCCTGAACCGCACCGGCTACCTGATCTGCAG GTATCTGATCGATGTGGATGGGATGGATCCTAAAGAGGCCGTGGAGC TGTTTAACTCGGCTCGAGGTCACGCCATGGAGAGACAGAACTACCTGCAGGACCTTCAGCACGGACCGAGGAGGAG TAACGAGGGGATGGAGGAGGTCGAGCAGGAGCCAATGAGAGGCCAAGCTGTTCACCGGCCGCTTTTCACCTCATCGACCGACGACTGCACACAGGAGAGGCGAGCTCCGAAGTCCCGGAGCCACAG ACCTTTGCCTCCACGAGGAATGAACCCCTACCTCCATCAGCGCTCTCCTCAGGGTGGCTTTCTGCCCCGTCCTCCGTTACTGCCTCCGCCTCCTTTCCATCCTCCCTCGCTCAGCCCGTATCGATGGACGCGTCCTCTGTCGGAGGGTCAGTGGAGGATACCGCCGCACTTGGAGGAGTGCTGCTTCGGAAACCCTCAGTGGAGGCCCGCCGCCCTCCCGCAGCAACCATTGAGACCTTATCCTCCGATCCTCCCTCACTACTCACCACGCTGGCCTGCTAACTTTCAAGGCCGTGAGGCACCTGAGGAGGAGTGGGCGGGGCCAAAAATGAGACACAACGTGAGACACTGA
- the LOC115777059 gene encoding drebrin-like protein A, with product MSVNLSKNGAALTAAYTEVVDNKSDTNWALFTYEGNSNDLRVAEKGDGGLEELVEELNSGKVMYAFCRVKDPNSGLPKYVLINWTGEGVKDSRKGQCTNHVSTIAGFLKGAHVTINARAEEDVDPEAILAKVAKASGANFNFHKQTQEYREVPRGPVGSVYQKINAVNEIQQINKDDFWVKTQREEERRQKEEKQRAEEERQKMEKEKKEMEERQSKDRERIARERAQQINQEKLHQKQREEEERERERQQRSRQQESRTMAGISSAASVQKANEAKSLISQRAFNPRDIFKQREQSFEASDRPAASGPGKLQSRFQSQKSFERDVPSSPPAVDPASAWTPLSPVRNASPVLRDSPAAAASPTSPGSADSPVQPADAAYAEEDEWSDDFDEDAYETPEEELPVVDNLYTAPVRSTEDLYQNVSQHAPAAGDTDGVTGGQGICARALYDYQAVDDTEITFDPDDIITHIEMLDEGWWRGYGPDGHYGMFPANYVELI from the exons ATGTCTGTCAACCTGAGTAAGAACGGAGCTGCGCTGACGGCTGCTTACACAGAGGTGGTGGACAACAAGTCAGACACAAACTG ggCGCTGTTCACCTATGAAGGAAACAGCAATGACCTCCGCGTGGCAGAGAAAGGAG aTGGTGGATTAGAGGAGCTGgtggaggagctgaacagcGGGAAGGTGATGTACGCTTTCTGTCGAGTCAAGGACCCGAACTCTGGTCTGCCCAAATACGTCCTCATAAACTGG ACAGGTGAAGGTGTGAAGGACTCCCGGAAAGGACAATGCACCAATCACGTGAGCACCATAGCAGGTTTCCTGAAG GGAGCCCATGTGACCATAAATGCCCGCGCGGAGGAAGACGTGGACCCGGAGGCCATCTTGGCGAAAGTGGCCAAAGCGTCTGGAGCCAACTTTAACTTCCACAAGCAAACACAGGAGTACAGAGAGGTTCCCAGAGGACCTGTG GGCTCCGTTTATCAGAAAATCAACGCCGTCAATGAAATCCAGCAGATCAATAAGGACGACTTCTGGGTCAAAACTCAG agGGAAGAAGAAAGGCGTCAAAAGGAGGAGAAGCAGCGAgcggaggaggagaggcagaagatggagaaggagaagaaggagatggaggagagaCAATCCAAGGACAGGGAGAGGATAGCGAGGGAGCGAGCTCAGCAGATCAATCAGGAGAA GCTTCATCAGAagcagagggaggaagaggagcgagAGAGGGAGCGGCAGCAAAGG AGCCGGCAGCAGGAGAGCAGGACGATGGCAGGAATCAGCTCCGCCGCCTCGGTCCAGAAAGCTAAC GAGGCGAAGTCCCTGATTTCTCAGAGAGCGTTTAATCCCAGAGACATattcaagcagagggagcagagcTTTGAGGCCAGCGACAGACCTGCTGCCTCCGGGCCTG GGAAGCTACAGAGTCGGTTTCAATCGCAGAAATCGTTCGAGCGAGACGTCCCGTCCTCTCCTCCGGCTGTGGACCCGGCCTCTGCTTGGACCCCCCTGTCTCCGGTCAGGAACGCCTCACCTGTGCTGCGTGActcacctgctgcagctgcctccCCTACATCCCCAGGGAGCGCAGACTCACCTGTACAGCCTGCAG ATGCTGCTTATGCAGAGGAGGACGAGTGGTCCGATGACTTTGATGAAGATGCATATGAAACTCCTGAAG AGGAACTTCCAGTTGTGGATAACCTGTACACAGCACCCGTCAGGAGCACCGAGGACCTGTATCAAAACGTTTCCCAGCATGCACCGGCA GCTGGTGACACTGATGGGGTTACCGGTGGGCAAGGCATCTGTGCCAGAGCTCTGTACGACTACCAGGCCg TGGATGACACAGAGATCACCTTTGACCCTGATGACATCATAACCCACATAGAGATGCTGGATGAGGGTTGGTGGAGAGGTTATGGTCCTGATGGGCACTATGGCATGTTCCCTGCTAATTATGTGGAGCTTATCTAG
- the LOC115777057 gene encoding cytochrome c oxidase subunit 5B, mitochondrial-like, with protein MAARLLLRSALRAAAVRRPAGTPAVSRGMAAGGIPTDEEQATGLEKVIMKAMKQGQDPYNMMKPKQYAGSKADPHLVPSITNKRIVGCVCEEDNTSVVWFWLHEGEAQRCPSCGSHYKLVPHELPH; from the exons ATGGCTGCAAGGTTACTGCTCCGCTCTGCGCTCCGAGCCGCGGCGGTCCGCCGCCCCGCCGGGACCCCCGCGGTGAGCCGCGGCATGGCGGCAGGAG GGATTCCCACTGACGAGGAGCAGGCCACGGGGCTGGAGAAGGTCATCATGAAGGCCATGAAGCAGGGGCAG GATCCCTACAACATGATGAAGCCAAAGCAGTACGCGGGCTCCAAGGCCGACCCCCACCTGGTTCCCTCCATCACAAACAAGAGGATTGTGGGATGCGTGT GTGAGGAGGACAACACGTCCGTGGTCTGGTTCTGGCTCCACGAGGGCGAGGCCCAGCGCTGCCCGTCCTGCGGCTCCCACTACAAACTGGTTCCCCACGAGCTCCCCCACTAA